A genomic segment from Nicotiana tabacum cultivar K326 chromosome 7, ASM71507v2, whole genome shotgun sequence encodes:
- the LOC107765196 gene encoding uncharacterized protein LOC107765196: MGSACCVAARDRAVINGSTSESLQRNVRYSPSWSFRWDNRGRVAGEETSVNWSSDGVVGNDRSEFKSGTTLETLYASEEGSPLDSFRSLALQKSPDSDCNTVNSTLPLSDQSAVRNSTEVKESIESSAVPYPSPAPSAPSVSSLSTSPLSSRSQLLPASSTPLPHYSSGHQLGRQVSDSHTPGIKSPTFSISEESSSLVLPGWSNESTRASNGGSSDGWSVPAFSDLTNPRRERWSFDSESMSFHRDKVSRASGRSSSSPSVDLQTCGICTKLLTERTSWASNELAVVSVLICGHVFHAECLESMTPEINKYDPACPVCTFGEKQALKMSEKAMKAQMDLKARKRFRNRIVDSDFSGNLALFDRQKSSEHGGRCLKMSSSSSMKSSSGKPFLLRHFSFGSKGTKPYTDSLSTRKKGFFWTRSSKE; the protein is encoded by the exons ATGGGTTCAGCTTGTTGTGTTGCTGCTAGAGATCGAGCGGTTATAAATGGATCAACCAGTGAAAGTTTGCAGAGGAATGTCCGATACTCGCCTTCCTGGAGCTTTCGTTGGGATAACCGGGGACGTGTTGCTGGGGAGGAGACATCAGTCAATTGGTCTTCTGATGGAGTTGTTGGAAATGATAGATCAGAGTTTAAATCTGGAACAACACTAGAAACTCTATATGCATCTGAAGAGGGTAGTCCATTGGATAGTTTCCGATCACTTGCGTTACAGAAGTCACCAGATTCTGATTGCAACACGGTGAACTCAACGCTTCCTCTATCTG ATCAATCCGCTGTGAGAAATTCCACAGAG GTCAAAGAATCAATTGAGTCATCAGCAGTTCCATACCCCTCTCCTGCTCCATCAGCTCCCTCTGTTTCATCATTATCTACATCTCCTTTATCATCAAGAAGTCAGCTGCTTCCTGCGAGCTCTACTCCTTTGCCTCACTATTCTTCTGGCCACCAGCTTGGACGACAAGTTTCTGATAGTCATACACCAGGGATAAAGTCACCTACTTTCTCAATTTCTGAAGAATCATCATCCTTGGTGCTCCCTGGTTGGAGTAATGAATCAACAAGAGCCTCTAATGGTGGATCATCAGATGGATGGTCTGTTCCTGCCTTCTCTGATCTTACAAATCCTCGTAGAGAAAGGTGGTCATTTGATAGTGAATCCATGAGTTTCCATCGTGATAAGGTAAGCAGAGCTAGTGGTCGAAGTTCCAGTTCACCTTCTGTAGATCTCCAAACCTGTGGCATTTGTACGAAGCTGCTAACAGAGAGAACTTCATGGGCCTCAAATGAACTTGCTGTTGTTTCTGTTCTAATTTGCGGCCACGTTTTTCATGCTGAGTGCTTGGAGAGTATGACACCTGAAATCAACAAGTATGACCCAGCTTGTCCTGTTTGTACTTTTGGGGAGAAGCAGGCATTGAAGATGTCCGAAAAAGCAATGAAAGCTCAGATGGACTTGAAAGCTCGAAAGAGATTCAGGAATCGGATTGTTGACAGTGATTTTAGTGGCAATCTTGCACTGTTTGATCGACAGAAAAGTAGTGAACACGGCGGAAGGTGTCTCAAGATGAGCTCAAGTTCCAGCATGAAGAGCTCTTCGGGAAAGCCCTTCTTGCTGCGTCATTTTTCGTTTGGTTCCAAGGGGACAAAACCCTATACCGATAGCCTTTCCACACGGAAAAAGGGTTTTTTCTGGACAAGATCTAGCAAGGAGTAA